A stretch of DNA from Lotus japonicus ecotype B-129 chromosome 4, LjGifu_v1.2:
CTTCAATCAAAATTGAACTTCACCTGTTGGCTGTTGCTAATTGTTCCTTTTGCTTCATGATACGTGGGTTTCATCAAATCATAACCCAAGAGTAAGAAGCAGTAACCCTCATTTTTCCATCCTTGAAGGAACATTCTAATTGCAGCACGAGTATTAATCAACCCGAGGGACATTCACAATATTTGACTCGACCAACGGCGTACACATCAGAGAAGACTTCAACTCCGTGTTCAAAATTGTAATTGCTCTCCCTATTTTAGAGATTTATACCAGGGAGCATGGGCACAGGTGGCTTGGGTGTCTTTATTTTTTCCACCAATATAGCTTGAGTTGTTAGAACCACGCCGGCAACAGATACCGCACTTTGAAGAGCACATCTTGCAACTCGACTAGGATCAGCTACTCCAGCATTCAAAAGATCTTCATATGTGCCAGTCATTGCATTATATCCAATTCTCCAATCAAATATTCTAATCTTCTGGACAACAACATCTCCATCAACTCCAGCGTTAGTTGCAATTGATTTTGCAGGTTCAAGGAGTGCCTGCCATTATTCAAGTGCAACCTCTCACAAATATGTAAAAGCATACAAGACAAGTTCATAAGTAATATTACCTTTCACAGAACTAGTCTCAATCCAGCTATATGTGAGGGAAATagtaagaaaaaaatcatttttaccagaaactaaaaataagaactaatatCTCagctaaaaaaattatattccaTTATCTTGGGGAGTGGATGATGCTACATGGTGAATCCTAAACCCACTAGAATAATGCACACTTGCACAGGAGACTTGACACACCCCTCAAACTCTTAATGCAAACTTCACACGACTGTAGATAGTGGAGTTTCTCCAATGTCCAAGTTTGGACAATCCACAAAGTGAATCAAGTGATAACTAGATATTTTTGACATTGATGACGATCAACTTGAGATTCCACTATTCTACAGCATTTAGAATTGCTTGAGAGAGTTCCTCAGCCTAATTGAGTTTATATTTCAGTGTTCCTAAATGGCAGGGATCCATAAATAGGAGATCACAAGAGACTTTCTACTTCCCTAATTCTGAAACCTACTATAACAATCAGGGATACTATTTACAATAATCTACTTTCCTAATTCTGAAAGTACATTTGTTATAGTTGTCACGTGAAGTTGAGATGGCAGTCATTGACATTAAATCCCATGCCAACACAATCACAAAAGACAATCTTTGCGTAGGCCATGACAAATTTATGAAATTGATATTATTGAACACAACATAAATATTTGATTGTGAGTTGACAAGGGATAAAGTGCCAATAACTGAATAACATTCAAGGCCGATGGGGCTTGGGTTATCCCTCTACAATCACTATCAGATTCAGATGCAATATATAAGAAATTGCAATTTCAGATCATCAGCCTCTTTGATTTAAGACAAACCATAGTGATTTTTTCGTGATGAGTCATTCTgaggaaaatatttttttggctCCCTCAATTATTTTCTTCAAGCTTTGATACTGTAGATTAACATATATAATTTTACCTTTGCCACAATATCAGCACCAATTTGCTCATCTCGATCTTCCATGGAGTTCCTTATTGTAGGTATCAAGTCCAACAGATGGACATATGTAGCCCCCCCTCCAGGAACAATCCCTTCATTTATGGCAGCAAATGTAGCATTTTTGGCATCCTCGATTCTAAGTTTTCTATCTTCAAGTTCCAGCTCAGTGTGTGCACCTACCTACATAATGGTTTATTGCATTAAGCAGTTAACACTAGAATATAATGCTAATGTTACATATTCTGAGCAAAATTCAAGATCACAGCTATTTGTTTCTGTATAACAAATTGCAATCAAGACATCATGAATATCGAAAACAAATGAAAGTTAGTATGATCCATGCAATTAACACAATGGGTTTCTTGGTTCATGCATATCCTAAACAAGGATCAAGGGATACTGCATTCAATCAACACATCTTTTATAGGACCCAAACTAATGGTGAGTAAAGCCCTTCTAAAAAGAAATAAATGCAACTTCTATTTTGACTACAACAGTAACAGCAACAAAAGCTTTTTTCTATTAGGTGGGATCGGCTATATGGTTCAAATGACACGTCTTAAAGTCATATCACAATCGTAAATCATACAGAATGATAAATCATTTAAATATAAATCTTGCTTCATGGTTTAGGACAtagtttcaaatttcaatttttattcatattttttattttctaaaatctTCATACAAAAGTATTATGACTATCGTACACATGGTGCAATATCTAGAATCAATTTCATAGAATTCAGAGAAACAATAAGATAAAAATAGAATGACTTGAGTCATTACGACAGGCAGTGGGACATCTAGAGTTCTTGGAgaaatagaaaatataaatgCTATTgtaatatttgatttgatttagaaaaaaatataaagtagaagaaaatatataaagGAGAAGATAAATATCACACAGATGAAATAAtattaaagataaataaaacaTCAGTGATAGTATGACATAGAAGTGAAAAAACTTCACAGGATTTTACTTATATAAGGAATACATCATAAAGGGCTAGTAGGTACTAAAACTTCCAAGATGACCATGTTTAAGATTAATAATCTAATATCCATTTCTCAAGTTACATGCAGGTTGAAATGCATAGGAATAATGTATGATTCaataaaactcaagaatttATAAAATCAGAAAAGAGTAAGAAATAGTAGCAAAGTAAAGAGTGATGATCAGAGTACAGACAACCCATGACACTTGCATTGAATTAGGTACCTTTATAACAGCTATACCACCCGAGAGTTTTGCAATTCTCTCTGAGAGCTTTTTCGAAAGGTTCGCATTATCTATTCCCATAAGATCCTTTTTTATCTGTAAAATTCTAGCCTGAATTTCAGCCTTAGTGCTAGGATCAGCAATTATAGTTGTTGCATTACTGGTTATTGTTACTTTCAGTGCATTGCCAAGCTGGTCTGATGTGGCGCCATCAAGAGTGAGACCCAAATCTCCAGCAAGAAAATCACCACCTGTGATGTTAATGTCAACATGAGGTGAAACATGCAGATCTTAGCaactaaaataagaaaattattaaataagaaAGTGGTATTATTGCCTTAGTACCCAAGGCAGGCTCTCTGCCAAACTAAAATTGATAAATGAAAACGAAAAGCAATGTCATAGAAAAGCTTCTTGTCAGTATACTTGGTCAGTCAATAGTAGCAAAAGAAGCAACTATTTGTGTGTAGGCTTCATGACAATAATTTGAAAATAGAAAAGCATAGTGCCATAGGAACTCACCTGTCATAAGCGCAATATCTTGCAATATAGCTTTCTTTGCATCTCCAAATCCTGGACATTTTACAACTGCAACTCTTAGTAACCCTTGTGCTTTGTTCACTACTAATGTTTCCAACACTTGTTTTGCGATATCCTCTGCAATAATTACGAGTGGAGCATTCAACTGCATAGCCTTTTCCAGCAAGGGAATGATTTCTTTGACATTTGAAATCTTTTGATCAGTTACCAAAATTTTAGCATTGTCAAACTCCACAATGGACTTCTCCTGGTTTGTGATGAAGTGAGGAGACATATAACCCTTATCAATCTGTACAGAAAGAACAAATAGCTATAATAGTGAAAAATACAAGGGCAACAATCATTCAGATCTGACAAAGAAGAATTGACGCCTGTCATTgagaaatattttattattattattattattattattattattattattattattattattattattattatcatcatcAATACCTTCATCCCTTTTTCAATTATGACGGAGGTTTCAGATGTTGAAGATGTCTCAATGGAGATCACCCCATCAGAACCAATCTTCTCTATAGCTTCAGCAATCAAATTGCCAACATACTCATCATTTCCAGCAGATATTGATGCTACAGCTGCAAAAGCAGGGAAATAAATAGCTTCAAATACTTCCTATGTGAAAAAAATATTAccttaacaaaacaaaaacaggcAGAAGAAAAGACCTTTAATGTGATCCCTTCCTTCAACAGGAACGCTTCTCGTCTTCAAGAACTTGATCAAATCTTTTACAGTCTTTTCCATCCCTTTCCTCAACGAAATAGGATTAGCCCCAAATGCAACAGATAATAGCCCATATTTAATCATGGCTCGAGCCAAAATAATTGCAGTGCTAGTACCATCTCCAGCCAAATCATTCATTTTACTCGCAACCTACAAGCAGGAAACATAGAAACCTAAATACATCTGTGGTAACTTTTGTCTCAAGTTTCAACCTTTTAACCCGTGGCAAAACCTAACAACTATGATCAACCTCTTGAATTAGCATGGCACCTGCATTCTCAATTGCGTCGGCAAGCTCTATGGATCGTGCAATTGTAACACCGTCATTAATTACTTTAAGCttcccagattcagaaagaatAACATTACGGCCTGTGTGGTTAGGAGTGAAACAAATAAGCATGAACGGTAAAAAAAACATTGAACCATAATCAGTCAAAGTACCACATAATATAGAGCTTCAAGTGCAAGCAATCTGCAGCTTGAACATAATTAAAAGCAATAGTGAATCTTAGGGTGTGTTTCACTAGATGTTACCCAAAATGTAAAAGCACATTCATCTCAATACACCCCCTAagcagggttttaaattgcagcCCGCAACTGTAATTGTGTCCGCAATGTAAAGGGATTTTGAGTGCATCATGGCCGCAATTGTGGTTGCATCAACCTGCATTTGTCTGCAATTCTAACACTCTTACTTCGATTGGTTAAAATTCATACAATTCCCACCAAATTGGTAGTGGAGCCCATATAATTTAGTGGACACTACATGGATTTTAACCAGGCAAGGACAGAGTGTTAGAAAGAGAGTGCCAAAGAGAGAGTTGCTAGAATTTCTCTTCTGGAATATAACCACAACCACGACTGCAATTTAAAACCATGGTTTATGGAACCGAATGAAGCGAAAGTCCATCAAAACAAACACACACTTGGTTATTGTTTGGATTAGCTTATTTATAGCTAAAACAACTTATAATCAAAACCGTAAAGACactaaaatctaattcaaacca
This window harbors:
- the LOC130714652 gene encoding chaperonin 60 subunit alpha 2, chloroplastic isoform X2, which encodes MQVASKMNDLAGDGTSTAIILARAMIKYGLLSVAFGANPISLRKGMEKTVKDLIKFLKTRSVPVEGRDHIKAVASISAGNDEYVGNLIAEAIEKIGSDGVISIETSSTSETSVIIEKGMKIDKGYMSPHFITNQEKSIVEFDNAKILVTDQKISNVKEIIPLLEKAMQLNAPLVIIAEDIAKQVLETLVVNKAQGLLRVAVVKCPGFGDAKKAILQDIALMTGGDFLAGDLGLTLDGATSDQLGNALKVTITSNATTIIADPSTKAEIQARILQIKKDLMGIDNANLSKKLSERIAKLSGGIAVIKVGAHTELELEDRKLRIEDAKNATFAAINEGIVPGGGATYVHLLDLIPTIRNSMEDRDEQIGADIVAKALLEPAKSIATNAGVDGDVVVQKIRIFDWRIGYNAMTGTYEDLLNAGVADPSRVARCALQSAVSVAGVVLTTQAILVEKIKTPKPPVPMLPGINL
- the LOC130714652 gene encoding chaperonin 60 subunit alpha 2, chloroplastic isoform X1; this encodes MQTQAHTCLSSFFFFPPNRNPFTSSSSSSFRWNQMAIRVRKNPHFVVRAGAKKISFGKECREALLVGMDKLADAVSLTVGPKGRNVILSESGKLKVINDGVTIARSIELADAIENAGAMLIQEVASKMNDLAGDGTSTAIILARAMIKYGLLSVAFGANPISLRKGMEKTVKDLIKFLKTRSVPVEGRDHIKAVASISAGNDEYVGNLIAEAIEKIGSDGVISIETSSTSETSVIIEKGMKIDKGYMSPHFITNQEKSIVEFDNAKILVTDQKISNVKEIIPLLEKAMQLNAPLVIIAEDIAKQVLETLVVNKAQGLLRVAVVKCPGFGDAKKAILQDIALMTGGDFLAGDLGLTLDGATSDQLGNALKVTITSNATTIIADPSTKAEIQARILQIKKDLMGIDNANLSKKLSERIAKLSGGIAVIKVGAHTELELEDRKLRIEDAKNATFAAINEGIVPGGGATYVHLLDLIPTIRNSMEDRDEQIGADIVAKALLEPAKSIATNAGVDGDVVVQKIRIFDWRIGYNAMTGTYEDLLNAGVADPSRVARCALQSAVSVAGVVLTTQAILVEKIKTPKPPVPMLPGINL